A single genomic interval of Aureliella helgolandensis harbors:
- a CDS encoding O-antigen ligase family protein, with product MAIDPAQPNTPSSSHGKNARTSAGHSRSQEQRAPRGASWSDVPAWLGRFLVLALIISCPWPYGMADWSAQVWLVPALVGILALATIVAIGKRIEVNNPLVWSIGCLLLLALLQCIPLPTTIWRQLSATPALETRIQALASELSESDGGPAEVAAEAESEPAEMLPHTPADAQSPEVEVNNAVSSPSSGYAHTISIHPLQTRASACVLALALSMLVSCLILFRDKLSITVLLSTLAAVGCCNAALGVYQALAAGDWTLLPDMSFTSFATFISRNSAPQFLACSLGAAGGVLILYRSRQASLVDSRYQLSYPSVNPVAKVKRSVEEFFTSADPFSFASLIAMVVLLAGILTANSRGGVLSCLAALITTFAIFSFGKQTNVTGSLSVLLLVLGCGAFLSMFQLDDVIGQRLDTVSQEAYRLDNARLELWEMALTQPQSWLLGSGLGTFHFAILPAYLAPQFVWFYHAENIYVELLSNLGLPGLVAGLVGGGWLLWRLLNRVPKSSAGKAARLAALFAVLAVGLHELVDFSLILPAIFLPLAALVGSYLGVSSDLPSEKSSSTKRTSSRQNNGGKSRRPSRSQRPEGGSHSKRSSRKDSAVAIPSARKVLCCLIPSVTLIAIAIVNGAEPLSNFAEAERISRQVRQIDSGQLAASEDLEWSYTLLPDDFPEVALQLSRMKQAIAQRRIEDSDAWADDLTERMRASLSRPEFFSTVFINTPSDEQSQLRRFLEESQSDSLELLRRSQMGMQHADGACLFDWRVAWGKLRSDLGLLDREERLETYARLILTCRASPRILQAVGSHALLIGETRAGLEIYRELLPVSAVARSRAINFLDSYLDIEQLIEILPPDDLLRVYMAKSITGSNQSDYHLKILQTIDKDAVDAQAKGLRDWQAIAWAAEQLGDVEWQLQALHAAAVAAPMEHRVSYALARVLFETDHFEEALLEMDRALQSAPTSTAYAKFRDEIQAAMSP from the coding sequence ATGGCAATTGATCCGGCTCAGCCCAATACTCCTTCTTCCTCTCATGGTAAGAACGCACGAACTTCTGCCGGGCATTCACGTTCCCAAGAGCAGCGGGCGCCTCGCGGGGCCTCGTGGAGTGACGTGCCGGCCTGGCTAGGCCGATTCTTGGTATTAGCACTGATCATCAGTTGCCCCTGGCCGTATGGAATGGCCGATTGGAGTGCACAGGTTTGGCTAGTGCCAGCTCTGGTTGGCATCCTGGCCTTGGCGACCATAGTGGCAATTGGGAAGCGAATCGAAGTCAACAATCCGTTGGTGTGGAGTATTGGATGTTTGCTTCTGCTGGCGCTGCTCCAGTGCATTCCGCTGCCGACGACAATTTGGCGCCAGCTCTCGGCAACTCCTGCGCTGGAAACTAGGATCCAGGCTCTGGCCAGTGAGCTAAGTGAATCCGATGGGGGGCCAGCTGAGGTTGCTGCGGAGGCTGAGAGTGAGCCAGCGGAAATGCTTCCCCACACCCCTGCAGATGCACAGTCTCCAGAGGTCGAAGTGAACAATGCCGTCTCGAGTCCGTCGAGTGGCTATGCCCATACGATCAGCATCCACCCCTTACAGACCCGTGCATCCGCATGCGTCTTGGCATTGGCGTTGAGCATGCTTGTTTCGTGCTTGATCCTGTTTCGCGACAAACTCAGCATCACTGTGTTGCTGTCGACACTCGCCGCCGTCGGCTGCTGCAACGCAGCGCTCGGGGTCTACCAAGCTCTGGCTGCCGGTGATTGGACTCTTTTGCCTGACATGTCCTTCACTTCCTTTGCGACGTTTATTAGTCGCAATTCAGCTCCTCAGTTCCTTGCCTGTTCCCTGGGCGCAGCCGGGGGCGTCCTAATCCTGTACCGCAGTAGGCAAGCGTCATTGGTCGACAGCCGCTACCAGTTAAGTTATCCGTCGGTGAATCCCGTGGCCAAGGTGAAGAGGAGCGTTGAGGAATTCTTCACCAGTGCTGATCCCTTCTCCTTTGCCAGCCTGATCGCGATGGTCGTGCTCCTAGCGGGCATTCTGACGGCGAACAGTCGCGGTGGCGTACTTTCCTGCTTAGCCGCCTTGATTACCACATTTGCAATTTTCTCGTTCGGCAAGCAAACGAATGTGACGGGGAGCTTGTCCGTGCTATTGCTAGTTCTCGGCTGTGGCGCGTTTCTGTCGATGTTTCAGCTAGATGATGTTATTGGCCAGCGTCTTGATACGGTATCCCAAGAGGCGTACCGCCTAGACAATGCACGGCTGGAACTGTGGGAAATGGCTTTAACGCAACCACAGAGTTGGTTGCTGGGGAGTGGATTGGGGACCTTTCATTTTGCCATCCTACCGGCATACCTTGCCCCTCAATTCGTATGGTTCTACCATGCTGAAAACATCTACGTAGAGCTCCTGTCGAATTTGGGATTACCAGGATTGGTGGCTGGTCTGGTCGGCGGCGGATGGTTGCTGTGGCGCCTTCTCAATCGCGTGCCCAAGAGTTCTGCAGGCAAAGCCGCCCGCTTAGCGGCACTTTTTGCCGTGCTGGCCGTGGGGCTCCATGAACTGGTCGATTTTAGTTTAATTTTACCTGCGATCTTTCTCCCATTAGCTGCGTTGGTAGGCTCCTATTTGGGAGTCTCGTCAGACCTGCCTTCCGAAAAATCCTCTTCTACGAAACGTACTTCCTCACGTCAAAACAATGGTGGGAAAAGTCGGAGGCCTTCGCGTAGCCAACGGCCCGAGGGAGGTTCCCATTCCAAGCGAAGCAGTCGAAAGGATTCTGCGGTGGCCATACCTTCGGCTCGGAAAGTACTGTGTTGCCTAATCCCCAGCGTGACACTGATCGCAATTGCCATTGTTAATGGTGCCGAACCACTTTCGAACTTTGCGGAGGCTGAAAGGATTTCGCGACAAGTGCGTCAGATCGATAGTGGACAGTTAGCGGCTAGTGAGGATCTAGAATGGAGCTATACGTTATTGCCAGACGATTTTCCGGAAGTCGCACTCCAATTGTCACGCATGAAGCAGGCGATCGCTCAACGGCGCATCGAGGATTCTGACGCCTGGGCGGATGATTTGACCGAGCGTATGCGCGCATCGCTTTCAAGGCCCGAGTTCTTTTCCACCGTATTTATCAATACCCCTTCAGACGAGCAATCGCAGCTGCGCCGTTTCCTGGAAGAGTCTCAGTCGGATTCCTTGGAGTTACTGCGACGAAGCCAAATGGGGATGCAACACGCCGATGGCGCTTGTTTGTTTGATTGGAGAGTTGCCTGGGGCAAGCTCCGCAGCGATCTGGGATTGTTGGATCGAGAGGAAAGACTCGAGACCTATGCCCGTCTCATCCTCACCTGTCGCGCCAGCCCACGAATCCTTCAGGCAGTCGGCTCCCACGCGTTATTGATTGGTGAGACGCGTGCGGGACTAGAAATCTATCGAGAACTACTTCCCGTGAGCGCTGTGGCACGCAGCCGAGCCATCAACTTCTTGGATAGCTACCTGGACATCGAGCAGTTGATCGAGATCTTGCCGCCAGACGATTTGCTGCGCGTCTACATGGCCAAGAGTATCACTGGCTCCAATCAGTCAGACTATCATCTCAAAATCCTACAAACCATAGATAAAGATGCGGTGGACGCTCAAGCAAAAGGTCTGCGGGACTGGCAAGCGATTGCTTGGGCGGCCGAGCAACTGGGAGATGTCGAATGGCAATTGCAGGCCCTGCATGCAGCCGCTGTAGCCGCACCGATGGAGCATCGTGTGAGTTACGCGTTGGCACGAGTACTCTTCGAGACAGACCATTTCGAGGAGGCGCTGCTCGAAATGGATCGAGCTTTACAAAGTGCACCAACGAGCACTGCTTACGCTAAGTTCCGCGATGAAATTCAAGCAGCTATGAGTCCATAA
- a CDS encoding polysaccharide biosynthesis/export family protein — MNRSKTLVNRLSTVRPNRVSRNACSAAILFAFAIACSGCTALTQPIDGIPSDRLPNQFFTGEKNDLVPIDISLLAQEIPRNYTLGSGDVLGITVDKILPLYAPGEIPEPPPVHFPEAEDTLPPSTGFPITVLEDGTISLPLLEPLKVEGLTTDQTRDLIRQSYVSEQILLEDKGKVSPVVTIIKKRQVPVIVIRQDQGSGSQSYLLQQNRSGRGVAGSDYSAQGTVVKLNAFENDILHALTETGGLPGVTAKNEIKILRSKAEDKAARRAFMMQYQQILAMHTDPCSCPAPMPDDPTVLRIPLRLPPGAWPNLKPEDVILQEGDIVLIESRENEFFYTGGLLPGGQWPIPRDYDLDALGAMAMAGSGVSSISQRSGSSSLVGGAQVVPPGRLYILRKTPCNGQIAIEVDLSKAVNNPGLRPIIQPGDTLILQYKPGEEAINFGIGAFFTYGIRELFN, encoded by the coding sequence ATGAACCGTTCGAAGACACTCGTAAATCGACTGAGTACCGTACGGCCGAACAGGGTAAGCCGAAACGCGTGCTCGGCCGCTATCCTGTTCGCCTTTGCGATCGCCTGCTCTGGCTGTACCGCTTTGACGCAACCGATCGACGGCATCCCCTCAGACCGGCTCCCCAACCAGTTTTTTACTGGGGAAAAGAATGACCTAGTCCCTATCGACATCAGCTTGCTGGCTCAGGAGATTCCAAGGAATTATACCCTCGGTTCCGGTGACGTCTTGGGAATTACCGTCGACAAGATTCTGCCACTGTACGCCCCGGGCGAAATCCCTGAGCCACCTCCGGTGCACTTTCCCGAAGCGGAAGATACCCTCCCACCTTCGACCGGTTTCCCAATCACCGTGTTGGAAGATGGCACCATTTCGTTGCCATTGCTCGAACCACTGAAGGTCGAGGGACTGACTACGGACCAAACGCGAGACTTGATTCGCCAGTCCTATGTCAGTGAACAGATCCTGCTGGAGGACAAAGGGAAGGTCAGCCCCGTGGTGACCATTATCAAGAAGCGACAAGTCCCCGTCATCGTCATTCGACAAGACCAAGGTTCAGGTAGTCAGAGCTATCTCCTTCAACAAAACCGCAGTGGTCGCGGGGTTGCCGGATCGGATTACAGTGCTCAAGGAACAGTGGTCAAGCTCAACGCATTTGAGAATGACATCCTGCACGCCCTGACCGAAACCGGTGGTCTGCCCGGTGTAACTGCCAAGAACGAAATTAAGATTCTACGCAGCAAGGCTGAGGATAAAGCCGCACGACGAGCATTCATGATGCAGTACCAACAAATACTGGCCATGCATACCGATCCCTGCAGCTGTCCAGCTCCAATGCCCGATGATCCGACCGTCTTGCGAATTCCGCTGCGATTGCCACCAGGAGCTTGGCCAAACCTAAAACCTGAAGATGTGATCCTACAAGAAGGCGATATTGTCCTCATCGAATCGCGTGAGAATGAGTTCTTCTACACCGGTGGATTGCTACCCGGTGGACAATGGCCGATTCCTCGAGATTATGACCTCGATGCCCTGGGTGCGATGGCCATGGCAGGCTCAGGTGTTTCGAGCATTTCACAACGCTCTGGATCGTCCAGCTTGGTGGGGGGAGCACAAGTAGTCCCACCTGGCCGCCTGTACATCCTGCGGAAAACTCCTTGCAACGGTCAGATTGCCATCGAGGTTGATTTGTCGAAGGCGGTGAACAACCCAGGCTTGCGACCGATTATCCAACCTGGCGACACATTGATCCTGCAATACAAGCCTGGCGAAGAAGCGATCAACTTCGGCATCGGAGCATTCTTCACCTACGGTATCCGAGAGTTGTTTAACTAG
- the wecB gene encoding non-hydrolyzing UDP-N-acetylglucosamine 2-epimerase — MQQVAVVVGTRPEAIKMAPIYRELSRSSILQPILLSTGQHREMLKQALDVFNLTPDFDLGLMKPNQSLAQLTSQTLSAVSQFLQQNPMDAVLVQGDTTSVLGSALAATFAKIPIGHVEAGLRTYDMEHPFPEEINRRLVSPLARWSFVPTQLNRQNLLQEKIDPAGIHVTGNSVIDALLWTRESLASQTQSVQERAVQLGLPPEFSSEFLESETGRFILVTGHRRESFGSGFESICRGLLEIARRFSDVGIVYPVHLNPQVQEPVKRLLRGNPQIALIQPVSYQDFIWLMDRSYFLLSDSGGVQEEAPSLGKPVLVMRSTTERPEGVEAGTCRLVGTDQHVMVSEAARLLEDREEYLQRSALKNPYGDGTAAQCIRRILEEDLQKAS; from the coding sequence ATGCAGCAAGTTGCAGTAGTCGTCGGCACCCGGCCTGAAGCGATCAAGATGGCTCCGATTTATCGCGAGCTCAGCCGCTCCTCGATTCTCCAGCCGATCTTGCTCTCCACCGGTCAGCATCGTGAAATGCTGAAACAGGCGTTGGACGTATTCAATCTGACCCCCGATTTCGATTTGGGATTGATGAAGCCGAACCAATCTCTCGCGCAATTGACTTCGCAGACCCTGTCAGCAGTATCGCAGTTCCTGCAGCAAAACCCGATGGACGCGGTGCTTGTCCAAGGAGACACGACCAGCGTTCTAGGGTCGGCGCTGGCTGCCACATTTGCCAAAATCCCCATCGGGCATGTCGAAGCGGGACTGCGCACGTACGATATGGAACACCCCTTTCCAGAAGAAATCAATCGACGATTGGTATCGCCATTGGCACGCTGGTCTTTTGTCCCAACTCAGCTGAATCGCCAGAATCTCTTGCAGGAGAAGATCGATCCGGCAGGGATCCATGTGACTGGCAACTCTGTCATCGATGCATTGCTGTGGACCCGTGAATCACTGGCTTCGCAGACGCAATCGGTCCAAGAACGGGCCGTTCAACTCGGTTTGCCCCCCGAGTTTTCCAGCGAGTTCCTGGAATCCGAAACAGGCCGCTTTATCCTGGTTACTGGACATCGACGCGAATCTTTCGGAAGCGGATTCGAGTCCATCTGCAGAGGTTTACTGGAAATTGCGAGAAGATTTAGCGATGTAGGGATTGTCTATCCAGTGCACCTGAATCCGCAGGTGCAAGAACCGGTGAAGCGTCTGCTTCGGGGAAATCCTCAGATTGCCTTGATCCAACCGGTTAGCTACCAAGATTTCATCTGGCTCATGGATCGAAGCTACTTTTTACTAAGCGATTCGGGGGGCGTGCAGGAGGAGGCGCCTAGCCTAGGCAAACCAGTGCTGGTGATGCGTTCGACAACCGAACGGCCAGAAGGTGTGGAAGCCGGGACTTGTAGATTGGTTGGAACCGACCAACATGTCATGGTGAGCGAAGCTGCCCGATTGCTGGAAGACCGGGAGGAATACCTCCAACGCTCCGCCCTTAAGAATCCGTATGGTGACGGCACCGCCGCACAATGCATCCGAAGAATCTTGGAAGAAGATTTGCAAAAGGCAAGCTAA
- a CDS encoding polysaccharide biosynthesis tyrosine autokinase — protein sequence MSDVAMDQPRTNGQLAIPGAPEAAPQEGSSFDIVQILWRWKWLPILGSIVGACLGFLYFSRQPATYEAAALVQVVSSTPTQTRMDFYDPRGSAITRVDESMVIRSQTVLRRAVQLGRLTEQSEFLGMQTDEVVATLMDEESPLIIEPADKDDSTTLIEISYISQDAEVAAKVVSAIVDGYEGYLAEEYKTVGIEIEQLISGARDQLSNRLKQLTQQTHDFMLRAPEVIWTGDEATDPYSVNFLKLNSKITELRVERGRLESVYSQALKAIESGRSPETIMMLLTQLNNASLTALDSTYSQLLQIDDNDLKNRLNSKSAQIEQQILFPLQVEERVLLDSVGAGHPSVGIVQKKVESVKRQIAELRESEQQVDSEMDRMKLEMQTRTGARIRSMEERLTAGTDMLAEQIAALQLEEEHLQRDAAEEKKKSRELQIMLGEDRVIKAELEAVNTLLAGYTEKLQEISLMPKVGQRTLKRLNMPSIGWFYGPTLPKYLLGGAAVGFVLLSGLAVLMDLADRSYRNPSEIATDLGVTVLGHIPVMNISKVKKSVEAVDPSICAIHHSKGRVAEAYRSVRTGLFFSNNGKALKVLQVTSPVPGDGKSTLACNIAVTMAQSGRRVLLIDADLRRPRVAKIFGIDSDVGVAAVVGGKCEIEDGIHVGPVANLSIMPGGKRPANPAEILSSQRFKNMVDVLRDKFDMIVIDTPPLLAVSDPGAVAGIVDGVLMTMRLRRNVKPLAVRAKSILESVGANLLGVVINGVSSEAGYGYNYDYNDYRYAYKYGSNYRSGYGYRYGYGNYRYGYTEDADTNDLSTADKEG from the coding sequence ATGTCTGACGTCGCAATGGACCAGCCCCGGACAAACGGTCAATTAGCAATACCAGGAGCCCCTGAGGCAGCCCCTCAAGAGGGTAGCAGCTTTGATATTGTGCAAATCCTGTGGCGTTGGAAATGGCTTCCAATCCTCGGCTCTATCGTTGGAGCCTGTCTCGGATTCCTCTACTTTTCGAGGCAGCCGGCAACCTACGAGGCCGCTGCGCTGGTTCAGGTCGTCAGCTCGACTCCAACACAAACACGCATGGATTTTTACGATCCTCGCGGAAGCGCGATCACTCGAGTAGACGAATCGATGGTCATCCGTAGCCAGACCGTTCTTCGCCGCGCAGTCCAGCTAGGCCGCCTCACCGAACAGAGCGAATTCCTAGGCATGCAGACAGATGAAGTCGTAGCGACTTTAATGGATGAAGAATCACCTTTAATTATTGAGCCAGCGGACAAGGACGACAGCACCACTCTGATTGAAATCAGCTACATCTCGCAAGATGCGGAAGTCGCGGCCAAAGTTGTGTCGGCCATCGTCGACGGCTACGAAGGATACTTGGCTGAAGAATACAAGACAGTTGGCATCGAAATTGAGCAGCTGATCTCAGGTGCACGCGACCAACTATCCAATCGACTCAAACAACTCACTCAACAGACGCATGATTTCATGCTGCGAGCCCCTGAGGTGATCTGGACAGGCGATGAAGCCACTGATCCCTATTCGGTCAATTTCCTGAAGCTCAATTCAAAGATTACTGAGCTGCGGGTAGAGCGAGGAAGGCTTGAATCGGTCTACTCCCAAGCCCTCAAGGCGATTGAATCGGGGAGATCCCCTGAGACGATCATGATGCTGCTAACTCAGTTGAACAACGCTAGCCTAACGGCCTTGGATTCGACCTACAGTCAATTGCTGCAAATCGATGACAATGATTTGAAGAATCGCCTAAATTCAAAATCAGCACAAATTGAACAACAAATTCTGTTCCCGTTACAAGTCGAAGAACGCGTTCTGCTCGACTCCGTGGGAGCCGGTCACCCCAGTGTCGGGATCGTGCAGAAAAAGGTCGAGTCGGTCAAACGCCAGATTGCCGAACTGCGCGAGAGCGAGCAACAGGTCGACAGCGAAATGGACAGAATGAAACTAGAAATGCAAACACGTACTGGTGCTCGGATTCGTTCCATGGAGGAGCGATTGACTGCTGGTACCGATATGTTGGCTGAGCAAATTGCAGCTCTGCAACTTGAAGAAGAACATCTCCAGCGTGATGCCGCCGAGGAAAAGAAGAAATCGCGAGAATTGCAAATCATGCTTGGTGAGGATCGGGTCATCAAGGCCGAATTGGAAGCAGTCAACACCTTGCTGGCTGGGTATACCGAAAAGCTTCAAGAAATCAGTCTTATGCCGAAGGTAGGCCAGCGAACGCTCAAACGGTTGAACATGCCGAGCATTGGCTGGTTTTACGGCCCCACCCTGCCTAAGTACCTGCTGGGTGGCGCGGCGGTTGGTTTCGTCCTCCTATCTGGCTTGGCCGTGCTGATGGATCTAGCCGATCGCAGCTACCGCAATCCAAGTGAAATTGCGACAGACCTGGGTGTCACCGTCTTGGGACACATTCCGGTCATGAATATTTCCAAGGTGAAGAAGAGCGTCGAGGCAGTGGATCCCTCAATCTGTGCAATCCACCACAGCAAGGGGCGAGTGGCGGAAGCCTACCGTTCGGTACGTACCGGGCTGTTCTTCAGCAACAATGGCAAAGCTCTGAAGGTCTTGCAGGTCACTAGCCCCGTACCTGGAGACGGTAAATCAACCCTGGCTTGCAATATTGCGGTAACCATGGCACAGTCGGGACGGCGAGTCCTCCTGATCGATGCCGACTTGCGGCGGCCACGCGTTGCCAAGATCTTTGGTATCGATAGCGATGTTGGAGTCGCAGCCGTAGTTGGTGGCAAGTGCGAGATTGAAGATGGAATTCATGTTGGCCCGGTTGCAAACCTTTCCATCATGCCTGGTGGCAAGCGTCCAGCCAATCCTGCTGAAATTCTCAGCAGCCAACGCTTTAAGAATATGGTGGATGTCTTGCGAGACAAGTTCGACATGATCGTGATTGACACGCCACCACTCTTGGCAGTCAGCGACCCAGGTGCCGTTGCGGGCATCGTCGATGGCGTCTTGATGACCATGCGACTGCGTCGAAATGTGAAACCACTAGCAGTACGAGCCAAGAGTATTCTGGAAAGTGTCGGTGCCAACCTTCTGGGAGTGGTTATTAACGGCGTCTCCTCGGAAGCCGGCTACGGTTACAACTATGACTACAACGATTACCGCTACGCCTACAAGTATGGAAGCAATTATCGTTCCGGCTACGGCTATCGCTATGGGTACGGCAACTACCGCTACGGCTACACGGAAGACGCAGATACGAATGATCTGTCAACGGCCGACAAAGAAGGCTAG